A window of Rhodopirellula islandica contains these coding sequences:
- a CDS encoding sulfatase-like hydrolase/transferase, which produces MPLMNSSPIPLCAAALVLLIASVTSVAAERPPNVVLIFVDDLGYGDLSCYGATKLSTPNIDQLASEGRRFTDAHSASAVCTPSRYGLLTGQYPLRAMGGQGVWGPLPTTSGLIIDTNTQTIGKVFKDKGYATACLGKWHLGFKEEPNDWQVPLRPGPQDVGFDHYFGVPLVNSGSPYVYVNDDSIFGYDPNDPLVYGGKPVSPTPTFPAEASIKSPNRFSGALKAHEIYDDEKTGTLLTERAVKWISEKKDDPFFLYFATPNIHHPFTPAPRFKGTSQCGLYGDFVHELDWMVGEIVNSLEDNGLTDNTLVLFTSDNGAMLNRAGRDAIQAGHQPNGELLGFKFGVWEGGHRVPLIAKWPGKIKPGTQSDQLISQVDLFATFSALTEQEMPSSEQKDSINMLPALLDEPSEPLRTELVLAPRQPRNLAVRKGKWLYIGARGSGGFNGSKPQHHAWGGPAAVQFSGHKNSDIENGRLKKDAPPAQLYDLEKDRSQTTNVYREHPEVVEEMKTLLESYRPKKGSQGTRQKKPSPKKKPQAAKQPPSPTASVSPAGRGTTAGTTKPNFVVIFADDLGYGDISCYDSSGVKTPHLDALAEEGFRSTDFFVPANVCSPSRAALLTGRYPMRCGMPVARNENVAKYQDYGFAPEELTIPELLHPAGYRSLMVGKWHLGMEVEGSHPLDAGFDEYLGIPSNYEPRRGKNHNTLYRGKAVEQENVPCEVLTKRYTDEVIEFIDRQQDDPFFIYVSHHIVHNPLRPSKDFVGTSEKGKYGDFIKELDHSTGRIMQAIRDAGIDENTLVVFTSDNGPTRNGSAGGLNGGKYCTMEGGHRVPGIFRWPSKIAPNQVSDVTLTSMDLLPLFCGLAGVQPPDDRKLDGKNILPILIGKDNQSPHPFLCYYNGTNLQAVREGNWKLHLPRTTDDQPFWSKKPDKTKGFVTLKKPQLFNLDRDVNEKQNVADRHPEIVARLQSQAERIRNELGDVHTTGTDQRNINLVAPQER; this is translated from the coding sequence ATGCCTCTCATGAATTCATCTCCGATCCCTCTTTGCGCTGCCGCATTGGTGCTGCTGATTGCCAGCGTCACATCCGTCGCAGCGGAGCGTCCACCCAACGTCGTACTGATTTTTGTTGACGACCTCGGCTACGGGGACCTGAGTTGCTATGGAGCAACGAAACTATCGACACCGAACATTGATCAACTTGCCTCGGAAGGACGTCGGTTCACCGACGCCCACTCCGCATCCGCGGTCTGCACGCCTTCGCGGTACGGGCTGCTCACCGGCCAGTACCCACTTCGCGCGATGGGAGGTCAAGGAGTCTGGGGCCCGCTGCCAACGACCTCCGGTTTGATCATCGACACGAACACGCAGACGATCGGAAAGGTCTTCAAGGACAAAGGCTACGCGACAGCCTGTCTCGGGAAATGGCATCTGGGATTCAAAGAAGAACCGAACGATTGGCAAGTGCCACTGCGGCCGGGACCTCAGGACGTCGGGTTTGATCACTACTTTGGTGTTCCCTTGGTCAACAGCGGCAGCCCCTACGTCTATGTCAACGATGACAGCATCTTCGGATACGATCCAAACGATCCGTTGGTGTACGGAGGCAAACCCGTGTCCCCCACGCCCACGTTTCCTGCAGAAGCGTCCATCAAGAGCCCCAACCGATTCAGCGGTGCTCTCAAGGCTCACGAAATCTACGACGACGAGAAAACAGGCACGCTCCTGACGGAACGCGCGGTGAAGTGGATCAGTGAAAAGAAAGACGATCCGTTCTTTCTGTATTTCGCCACTCCCAACATTCATCACCCATTCACCCCGGCGCCCCGTTTCAAGGGCACCAGCCAGTGCGGCCTCTACGGCGATTTTGTCCATGAGTTGGACTGGATGGTCGGCGAGATAGTGAATTCGCTCGAAGACAATGGCCTGACTGACAACACGCTGGTTCTCTTCACCAGCGACAACGGTGCCATGCTCAACCGAGCAGGACGCGATGCAATCCAAGCCGGGCATCAACCCAATGGCGAATTGTTGGGGTTCAAGTTCGGCGTCTGGGAAGGCGGGCACCGCGTTCCCTTGATCGCGAAATGGCCGGGCAAAATCAAACCGGGAACTCAGTCCGATCAACTGATCAGCCAAGTCGACCTGTTTGCCACGTTTTCGGCGCTGACCGAGCAGGAGATGCCATCGTCGGAGCAGAAAGACAGCATCAACATGTTGCCTGCGTTGCTGGATGAACCCAGCGAACCCTTGCGGACGGAGTTGGTCCTCGCACCACGCCAGCCACGCAACTTGGCCGTTCGCAAAGGCAAGTGGCTGTACATCGGCGCCCGTGGCAGCGGCGGATTCAACGGTTCCAAACCCCAGCATCACGCTTGGGGAGGTCCCGCCGCGGTTCAGTTCTCCGGCCATAAAAACAGCGACATTGAAAACGGTCGCCTCAAGAAGGATGCTCCTCCCGCTCAGCTATACGATTTGGAAAAGGACCGATCCCAGACCACCAATGTGTATCGGGAACATCCCGAGGTCGTGGAAGAAATGAAAACGCTATTGGAGTCCTATCGTCCCAAGAAGGGATCCCAAGGCACGCGGCAAAAGAAACCGTCGCCCAAGAAGAAACCCCAAGCCGCAAAGCAACCTCCGTCCCCCACCGCGTCCGTTTCGCCGGCAGGTCGCGGGACAACAGCGGGAACGACCAAGCCCAACTTCGTCGTCATTTTCGCGGATGATCTCGGTTACGGTGATATCAGTTGCTACGATTCATCGGGCGTGAAGACGCCTCACCTCGATGCACTCGCCGAAGAAGGTTTTCGCAGCACGGACTTTTTCGTCCCTGCCAACGTGTGCAGTCCTTCTCGCGCCGCTCTGCTGACCGGTCGCTACCCGATGCGATGTGGCATGCCCGTGGCCCGCAACGAAAACGTCGCGAAATACCAAGACTACGGTTTTGCCCCGGAGGAACTCACGATCCCCGAACTGCTGCATCCCGCTGGCTATCGTTCGTTGATGGTGGGCAAGTGGCACTTGGGCATGGAAGTGGAAGGTTCGCACCCGCTCGACGCCGGTTTCGATGAATACCTTGGAATCCCCAGCAACTACGAACCACGGCGAGGCAAGAATCACAACACCCTGTATCGCGGCAAAGCGGTGGAGCAAGAAAACGTACCCTGCGAAGTGCTGACGAAACGCTACACCGATGAAGTCATCGAGTTCATCGATCGACAACAAGACGATCCGTTCTTCATCTATGTATCGCATCACATCGTGCACAACCCGTTGCGTCCCAGCAAAGACTTTGTTGGCACATCTGAAAAAGGCAAGTACGGCGACTTCATCAAAGAACTGGATCACAGCACCGGCCGAATCATGCAAGCGATTCGCGATGCCGGGATCGACGAGAACACGTTGGTGGTGTTCACATCCGACAACGGCCCCACGCGAAATGGATCCGCCGGCGGATTGAACGGTGGCAAGTACTGCACGATGGAAGGCGGGCACCGCGTGCCGGGGATCTTCCGTTGGCCAAGCAAGATCGCACCCAACCAAGTTTCGGACGTCACGCTGACCAGCATGGATCTGCTGCCGCTGTTCTGTGGACTCGCCGGAGTTCAGCCACCGGATGATCGCAAGCTGGATGGCAAGAACATCCTGCCGATCCTGATCGGCAAAGACAACCAATCACCGCACCCGTTTCTCTGCTACTACAACGGCACCAATCTGCAAGCCGTCCGAGAAGGCAACTGGAAACTGCATCTTCCCCGCACGACGGACGACCAACCCTTCTGGTCGAAGAAGCCCGACAAAACGAAAGGCTTTGTGACACTCAAAAAGCCACAGCTGTTCAACCTGGATCGCGACGTGAACGAAAAGCAAAACGTCGCGGATCGTCATCCCGAGATTGTCGCCCGCCTGCAAAGCCAAGCCGAACGGATTCGAAACGAACTCGGTGACGTTCACACAACCGGAACCGATCAACGAAACATCAATCTGGTTGCCCCGCAGGAACGCTGA
- a CDS encoding family 43 glycosylhydrolase, which yields MQKLFLPALLVILASSAHADSPDAPTVVVTHSAVEGIGADPGVMRRDPSDIIQVDDLFYVWYSKGKISPGYDATIWYATSKDGHQWTEKGMALAKGEPGSWEGASVFTPNILVAEGRYWLFYTGTSKKYGKGFQPDSKIGIAVSDSPDGPWERLPTNPALSNSENRGDFDSHLVDDACLIVRDGKIWFYYKGRQLGKGPGQTQMGLAIADKPEGPYVRHEANPVIPGNHEVLVWPQGKGVAAMIGTTGPKAITNSILYAEDGIHFTKTHPLKNGPWAGGAYRPEAFTESGKGQLPDWGVEIGRPKGKQRGGLPFIQRFDVTEKN from the coding sequence ATGCAAAAACTCTTTCTCCCTGCTCTCCTCGTGATCCTGGCGAGCTCCGCCCACGCTGATTCGCCCGATGCACCGACTGTCGTTGTCACGCACTCGGCCGTCGAGGGCATTGGTGCCGACCCCGGTGTCATGCGTCGCGACCCCAGCGACATCATCCAAGTCGATGACCTCTTCTACGTGTGGTATTCGAAAGGAAAGATCTCACCGGGATACGACGCCACGATCTGGTACGCGACGTCGAAGGACGGTCACCAGTGGACCGAAAAAGGCATGGCCCTCGCGAAAGGAGAACCCGGCAGTTGGGAAGGAGCCAGCGTCTTCACGCCCAACATCCTGGTCGCTGAAGGACGCTATTGGTTGTTCTACACCGGGACATCCAAGAAGTATGGCAAGGGCTTTCAACCCGATTCAAAAATCGGCATCGCGGTTTCCGATTCACCCGACGGTCCTTGGGAGCGTCTACCAACCAATCCGGCGCTATCCAACAGCGAAAACCGGGGTGACTTCGACAGTCACCTGGTCGATGATGCTTGCTTGATCGTCCGCGACGGGAAGATTTGGTTCTACTACAAAGGCCGCCAACTGGGCAAAGGCCCCGGCCAAACCCAAATGGGGTTGGCGATCGCTGACAAACCAGAGGGCCCCTACGTGCGTCACGAAGCCAACCCGGTGATCCCGGGGAACCACGAAGTCTTGGTGTGGCCTCAAGGCAAAGGCGTCGCCGCGATGATCGGCACGACAGGCCCGAAAGCAATCACGAATTCAATCCTGTATGCCGAAGACGGAATTCACTTCACCAAAACTCACCCATTGAAAAACGGTCCATGGGCAGGCGGCGCCTACCGGCCGGAAGCGTTCACTGAAAGCGGCAAAGGCCAACTCCCGGATTGGGGCGTCGAAATTGGAAGACCAAAAGGCAAGCAACGCGGTGGGCTGCCATTCATTCAACGGTTCGATGTCACGGAGAAAAACTGA